The window GCGGCCTCGCGCAGCGGCGGCGGCTCGACCTCTTCGACCACCCATCCGGCACGCTCCAGGCGCTTGCCCGCATCCGCGACCGCGGCTTTCACTTCCGCGACCGTCTCGAGGCCATCCGGCGCTAGACACAGCGCGGCGCGTTTCGGCATCGCGGGCCCCTCCAAGGGCGCCGGCACCCACCAGGGATCGCGCGCATCCCTGCCGGACATGACCTGGAGCGCAATCCTTATGTCGCCGATGGTGCGCGCGAGCGGGCCCGACACCGCGGAAATCTGCGGCCCGATCGGGCGCTCCGGCAGCGAGGCATTGAAGGCCGCGATGCGGCCGACGGTCGGCCGCAGGCCATGAACGCCGCAGGCATAGGCGGGATAGCGGATCGATCCGGCAATATCAGTGCCGTGCGCGATATGCCCGATCCCGGCCGCTGCCGCCGCCCCTGCCCCTCCGGACGAACCGCCCGGCGTGATGCCAGCGTCGCGAGGATTTTTGGTGTCGCCATGGATCAGATTGGTGGTGAACCAGCGGTACGAAAACGCCGGGCAGTTTGTGCGCCCCAGAATGACAGCGCCGGCCTTGCGCAGATTGTCGACCACGGGATTGTTGCTCTTAGCAATCACGTCGCGCTGCAGTTTGAGGCCGTTGGTGGTGGCAAACCCTTGCTGGTCGATATTGACCTTGACGGTGACCGGTACACCCGCAAGCCGGCCCAAATCTTCGTTTCGCGCGATCGCCGCATCGACGGCGCCGGCCTGGGCCAGCACGTCTTCCGGGCGGTGGTCGATAACGGCGTTGATCTTGGGGTTGACCGCGTCGAGGCGAGCCAGCGCCGCCAAGGCCGCCTCCTTCGCCGACACCTTTTTTGACCGTATCAGGGCAGCAATATCGGTGGCCGACAGGCGCCAGAGATCTTCCATGAGTAGCTCCGCTTGAACGCCCGCTTGTAGCGCCGCCTTGACGGCAGCGCCAGCGGGCGAACGTCATGGGGGATCAGCGCAGGCGGGCGATATAATAGGCAAGATCGGCGATCTGATCTGATGTCACCGGCTGCAGCACCTCGGCCATGGTGCCGTCATAGCCGTGGCGGGTATTGTCCTTGTATTCCCGCATGGTTTTGGTGAGGTAATCCTCGCGCTGATCGGCGATGCGCGGAACATTGTCTTTGCCGGAGAAATCGGTGTTGTGGCAGGAATTGCAGCGATGCTGCTGCACCAGCGCCTGGGCGCGAGCCAGCCGCGCCGGGTCGCCGGCGTCGGGCGGAGGCTGCGGTTTCGGCAATTTGGCGATGAAGTCGGAGAACGCGCGAAGATCGTCGTCGGTGAGCGGCTTCGCCATTTCGTTCATCGGCTCGAAGTCACGCAGCTTCTCGCGGAACATGAAAAGCTGGATCAGCGCATAGGGCGCCTGTTGGCCGCCGAGCGAGGGGGTAATTTCGGTCTCGGACTGTCCGTGCTCGCCATGACAGGCAAAGCAGGTCACGGCGCGCTCTTCGATGGTTTCGGCTTTGACGGAGGATGCAAGAAGCACGAGCGCGAGGGCGGCAAAAATTTTATGCATCGGTTAGTCCTGGCACCCTCATTCGTCATTACGAAGCGACGAAGCAATCCCGTCACTCCGTCATTCCGGGATGGTGCGTTAGCACCAGACCCCAGATGCGCAATTGCGCATCGGGGAATCTCGAGATTCCGGGTTCGATGCATCGCATCGCCCCGGAATGACTGCATCACTTACTGCGACGCCACCTTCGGCTTGCCGTAGGTGATGCGGTAGACGGCGCCGTTCCAGTCGTCGGAGACGAGAAGCGAACCGTCCTTCATCTGCAGCACGTCCACCGGACGGCCGACATATTTGTTGTCTTCCAGGAAGCCGGTGATGAACGGCTCGATCGACTTCACCGTGCCGTCCTTGTTCAATTTGACGACGACGACGTCACCGCCGGCCTTGTTGGACCTGTTCCACGAGCCGTGCCGGGCCACGATGATGGCGTCCTTGTAGCTCTTCGGGAACATGTTGCCGGTATAGAAGCGCATGCCGAGCGAAGCGGTATGCGGTCCCATCAGGCCGACCGGCGCGGTGAATTCGCTGCAGGAACGTCCCCAGCCGAATTCGGGATCCGGGATATTGCCCTGGTAGCAGTAGGGCGCGCCGAAATCCTCACCCACTTTGGTGACGCGATTGAGTTCGTCCTGCGGCACGTCTTCCGACAGCCAGTCGCGGCCATTGTCGGTGAAGTAGAGCTGCTTGGTTTCCGGATGCCAGTCGAAGCCGACTGAATTGCGGACGCCGAGTGCGACCACTTCCGCGCCCGTGCCGTCGAGATTGATCCGCCTGATCTGGCCATGGGCGTCGTCATGCAACACGTTGTTGCCGGGCTGCCCGACCGGAATATAAAGCTTGTTGTCGGGTCCGATGGCGATGAACTTCCAGCCATGGGCCTCGTCCTTCGGCAAATTGTCGTAGATCACCGTCGGCTTCGGCGGATTATCAAGATTGTCCTCGACCTTGTCGATCTTGGAGATTTTCGACAGTTCGGCGATGTAGAGCGTGCCGTTCTTGAACGCGACGCCATTCGGGCGGTAGAGGCCTGAGGCCAGAACCTTGACCGTCCGCTTGCCGTCCTTGTCGGAGATCGCATAGACCTTGTCGACGAGGCGGCTGCCGACAAACACCGTGCCCTTGTCGCCGAGCGCCAGCGAACGCGCATTGGCCATGCCGGCGGCATAGACCTCGATATTGAATCCGGCCGGTACCTTGAGCTTCGCCAATGGCAGTTTGTCAGTTGCCGCCGGGAGCGGCGGCGCCACGACTGGGGCCAATTTCGCCGCCGCCACGTTGTCGGGACGCCCGATCAGCGGTGAACCCGGCGGAAGCGGCGCGGCGGCAGCGGGCGCCGCCGCGGCGGGCGGATTGGCCGGCTGCTGCGCGGCGGCGGCACACGTGAATGCGCCGATAAAAGCGCCGGCGAGCAACAGGCTGCGCGGCGGTGAATAGATTCTCATGACGTTCTCCCCTATGGTGGAAGCCCTTTCCACGCGGCAACACGATGCCGGCGCCAAGTGAGCTTTCCTGGACGGCAGTCTCCGATATTTCTCCGCCCATGCGCAATCGGAAACATACGGGGTGAGATCGTAAGGTGAGACGCGACGCGGTGGAATATCGGCGAGCCGGGGGTGTCGCGCCCCGAGCGCGTCAGTGTTTTGTCGCGGGAATATCGGAGCGACCGAGAAGCGCCTCGGTAAACGGAAACTCCAGCACGATCTCGCCTTCATCGTCGGTCACTTCGATGACCGCATTCAACAAGCCCGCTTGCGCGCCTTCGGTTTTTAATAGTTCCCGGATCATCGCGCGCGCGACTTCCCAGGCGCGGTCCGCATTGCGCAGAGTTTCACCTTCGGGATCGGCGATCAGTTCATCACCGATACGGGTATTGAAGAAATAGCGCGGCATAGCTTGAAATCCACTTTGGCTGGGGCCGGGCTGTTAGGAACCGGCGAGTTCTCACGAGTTCTTTATCTGGAGTGCGCCGGACGGTCTCGACGTGGCGCGCGTGTCCGGATCAGCGTGCCCAGTCTGAACCCGTTGATCCATCTTTGGTTTGACAGCGGCGGCGCACAAATAAGTGAAATCCTTTCGCGATGCAGCATAGGAATCCAAGGCTTTATGACAAAAGATTTCACTGGCGAACTTTTCAATCCCGATTAGTTTATCTTGGGTGAGGGCGGAGTTCGTCCGGTTTAACAAGGAGAGCCAAAATGGCCTGGAAGACCCCGAAGATCGTCGAAGTGCCGGTCGGCATGGAAATCAACATGTATGCGTGCGCCGCCCGCAAATAAGCGGCTGCGAGGGCTTCAGGTTTTGAAGCTTCACGTTTTGACTTAAGGTGGACCTCCAGGCGTGACACGTTCCTGAATCGAGGATCGTGGCCATTCCCGGTGTCCACCTTCGAGCTTTTTCAAGCTCGGAATCTCTCAAAGCTTGGATTCTCCGGGAGACGGATCATGCTTCGCGTCGTCGTCCTGGGCGCCGCGGCAGGTGGTGGCGTTCCGCAATGGAATTGCGGATGTGCGGTTTGCAGGACAGCGCGAACCGAGCAACCCGAACTTCAGAGCACCCAGGCTTCGGTCGCGGTCAGCCGTGATGGTGAGCATTGGTTCTTGATCAATGCGTCTCCCGATCTGCGCCAGCAACTGATCGGAACACCGCAGCTTCATCCGAAAGCAGGTGAGCTTCGCCATTCTCCGATATCGGGCGTCATCCTGACCAACGGAGAAATTGATGCGGTCGCAGGGCTGTTGTCGATGCGCGAAGGCTCGCCGTTTTCGATCTACGCGCACGCAAAAGTGCTTGCGATCCTCAAGGCCAACAGCATCTTCAACGTGCTGAACGAGAAGAACGTGCGCCGCGAGGCGATCGAGGTGGACCAGGCATTCGAGCCGGCATTGCCCGACGGCTCGCCGTCCGGCATCGAGGTGCTGCCGTTCACGGTTCCCGGCAAGAGCGCGTGGTATCTCGAAGGCGAGACTCACCCCGGCGGCGATGACGGCGCCGGCGACACGCTTGGACTTCGGGTCAGCGACAGAGCGACGGCAAAACATTTCTATTTTCTCGCCGCCTGCGCCGGTGTCACGGACGAGTTGAAATCCCGGCTTGCCGGTGCGCCTTTGGTCTTCTTCGATGGCACGGTGTGGCGCGACGATGAGTTGATTGCCGCCGGCCTCGGTAACAAGACCGGGCAGAGCATGGGACATATCGCGATGTCGGGCGAACATGGCGCGATCGAGGCGCTGGCTCAGCTTGATATCGGGAAGAAGATGTTTCTGCATATCAACAATTCGAATCCGGCGCTGCTGCCCTCCTCGCCTGAGCGCAAGATGGCCGAGCGCGCGGGCTGGCAGATTCCCGCCGATGGAACGGAGATCGTGCTTTGAACGTAGTAACCTCGAACGCAGCGACCTTGAACGGGATGACCGCGTTTTCGCTCGGCAGCGACACACCGCTGAACACACCTGCGGAACTGGAAGCGGCGCTGCGCCAGATCGGGGCCACCCGCTATCACAATCTGCACCCGTTTCACCGGCTGTTGCATGGCGGCAAGCTGAACAAGGGACAGGTGCAGGCCTGGGCGCTGAACCGCTATTATTACCAGAGCACGATCCCCATCAAAGACGCGGTGGTGATCTCGCGCTTCCGCGACCGCGGCACCCGGCTGGAATGGCGGCACCGCATCGAAGACCATGACGGCGATCTCGGCACCGAAGGCGGCATCGAGCGCTGGCTCAAGCTGACCGAAGGGCTAGGGCTCGACAGCGCCTATGTGGAATCCGCCGAAGGCATCCTGCCCGCGACGCGCTTTGCGGTGGACGCCTATGTGCATTTCGTCCGGGACAAGTCCCCGCTGGAAGCCATCGCCTCCTCGCTGACGGAACTGTTCGCGCCGAACCTGCACGAGGAACGCATCTCGGGCATGCTGGCGCATTACGACTTCGTCAATCCCGACATCATGAGCTATTTCAGCCGGCGGATGCAGCAGGCGCCGCGCGACGCCAATTTTGCCCTTGATTACGTCAAGGCCAATGCCAAAACGCCGGCGGAGCGCGAAGCCGTCTGTAATGCGCTATTGTTCAAGACCAATGTGCTTTGGGTCCAGCTCGATGCGCTGTATCATGCCTATGTCGAGGGCCATGTGCCGCCGGGCGCGTTTGTGCCCAAAGCCAACTAGAGCATGATCCGGAAAAGTGGGAACCGGTTTTCCGAAAAGATCATGCTCAAACAACTAGAGGCAAAGCGATGGCAGGCAGCCGCAACATCAATGTCAGCGAGGCGAGCCGGCCCGTGCTGCCGCGGCATGCCAAGCTGAAATTCGATGAGACGCGGCAGGTCTGGGTGATCCTGGCGCCGGAGCGCGTGCTGGCCCCGGACGAGATCGCGGTAGAGGTGCTAAGGCTTTGCGATGGCGTCC is drawn from Bradyrhizobium lablabi and contains these coding sequences:
- the pqqD gene encoding pyrroloquinoline quinone biosynthesis peptide chaperone PqqD; translated protein: MAGSRNINVSEASRPVLPRHAKLKFDETRQVWVILAPERVLAPDEIAVEVLRLCDGVRSVGEMVDQLAAKYTADRGAIATDVVAMLQDLADKGFLIEAREKAS
- a CDS encoding PQQ-dependent sugar dehydrogenase, which gives rise to MRIYSPPRSLLLAGAFIGAFTCAAAAQQPANPPAAAAPAAAAPLPPGSPLIGRPDNVAAAKLAPVVAPPLPAATDKLPLAKLKVPAGFNIEVYAAGMANARSLALGDKGTVFVGSRLVDKVYAISDKDGKRTVKVLASGLYRPNGVAFKNGTLYIAELSKISKIDKVEDNLDNPPKPTVIYDNLPKDEAHGWKFIAIGPDNKLYIPVGQPGNNVLHDDAHGQIRRINLDGTGAEVVALGVRNSVGFDWHPETKQLYFTDNGRDWLSEDVPQDELNRVTKVGEDFGAPYCYQGNIPDPEFGWGRSCSEFTAPVGLMGPHTASLGMRFYTGNMFPKSYKDAIIVARHGSWNRSNKAGGDVVVVKLNKDGTVKSIEPFITGFLEDNKYVGRPVDVLQMKDGSLLVSDDWNGAVYRITYGKPKVASQ
- the pqqB gene encoding pyrroloquinoline quinone biosynthesis protein PqqB — protein: MLRVVVLGAAAGGGVPQWNCGCAVCRTARTEQPELQSTQASVAVSRDGEHWFLINASPDLRQQLIGTPQLHPKAGELRHSPISGVILTNGEIDAVAGLLSMREGSPFSIYAHAKVLAILKANSIFNVLNEKNVRREAIEVDQAFEPALPDGSPSGIEVLPFTVPGKSAWYLEGETHPGGDDGAGDTLGLRVSDRATAKHFYFLAACAGVTDELKSRLAGAPLVFFDGTVWRDDELIAAGLGNKTGQSMGHIAMSGEHGAIEALAQLDIGKKMFLHINNSNPALLPSSPERKMAERAGWQIPADGTEIVL
- a CDS encoding c-type cytochrome; the protein is MHKIFAALALVLLASSVKAETIEERAVTCFACHGEHGQSETEITPSLGGQQAPYALIQLFMFREKLRDFEPMNEMAKPLTDDDLRAFSDFIAKLPKPQPPPDAGDPARLARAQALVQQHRCNSCHNTDFSGKDNVPRIADQREDYLTKTMREYKDNTRHGYDGTMAEVLQPVTSDQIADLAYYIARLR
- the pqqA gene encoding pyrroloquinoline quinone precursor peptide PqqA encodes the protein MAWKTPKIVEVPVGMEINMYACAARK
- a CDS encoding amidase family protein; this translates as MEDLWRLSATDIAALIRSKKVSAKEAALAALARLDAVNPKINAVIDHRPEDVLAQAGAVDAAIARNEDLGRLAGVPVTVKVNIDQQGFATTNGLKLQRDVIAKSNNPVVDNLRKAGAVILGRTNCPAFSYRWFTTNLIHGDTKNPRDAGITPGGSSGGAGAAAAAGIGHIAHGTDIAGSIRYPAYACGVHGLRPTVGRIAAFNASLPERPIGPQISAVSGPLARTIGDIRIALQVMSGRDARDPWWVPAPLEGPAMPKRAALCLAPDGLETVAEVKAAVADAGKRLERAGWVVEEVEPPPLREAAELQTKLWLGDGYEAQLEAAEREGDPGALACLRGNRAKVFPFDAAAFSQALTRRATLTREWLQFFETYAVLLTPVSGELPFPDGLDRRDDASFARVWRAQMPQIAIPFMGLPALTVSTGLVGRVPVGVQIVSTRYREDLCLAAGVAIEAGGTPRMPIDPVS
- a CDS encoding DUF6894 family protein, whose product is MPRYFFNTRIGDELIADPEGETLRNADRAWEVARAMIRELLKTEGAQAGLLNAVIEVTDDEGEIVLEFPFTEALLGRSDIPATKH
- the pqqC gene encoding pyrroloquinoline-quinone synthase PqqC, translating into MTAFSLGSDTPLNTPAELEAALRQIGATRYHNLHPFHRLLHGGKLNKGQVQAWALNRYYYQSTIPIKDAVVISRFRDRGTRLEWRHRIEDHDGDLGTEGGIERWLKLTEGLGLDSAYVESAEGILPATRFAVDAYVHFVRDKSPLEAIASSLTELFAPNLHEERISGMLAHYDFVNPDIMSYFSRRMQQAPRDANFALDYVKANAKTPAEREAVCNALLFKTNVLWVQLDALYHAYVEGHVPPGAFVPKAN